Genomic DNA from Lutibacter sp. A80:
ATTATATCTGGAGGCAATTTAATATCTGTATTTGACGCTTTACGGTAAGCCTCTTCAAACTTTTTATTTAAATTTTCGTCCATTATATTAAGCTTCAGGTACTATATTTCGGCAATTGTTTGTATTCCACCTTTTACTTTATCGTTTAAGTTTACCTTTATTTTAGTGTTTAAAGGTAAGAAAACATCTACTCTAGATCCAAATTTAATAAATCCAGCATCTTCTCCTTGTACAACTTCCATAGAAGGTTTGGCATAATTTACAATTCTTCTTGCTAAAGCACCAGCTATTTGTCTATATAACACATCTCCATAAACTTTATTGTTGACAACAACTGTAGTTCTTTCGTTTTCTTCAGAAGATTTAGGATGCCAAGCAACTAAAAATTTACCTGGGTGATATTTACTAAATTTTACAATACCACTTAAAGGGAACCTTGTTACGTGAACATTTAAAGGCGACATAAATATGGATACTTGAATTCGTTTATCTTTAAAATATTCTTTTTCAAATACTTCTTCAATTACTACTACTTTTCCATCAACAGGAGCTATAATTGCATTTTGATTTAAAGTGGTGTTTCTTTTTGGGTTTCTAAAAAACTGTAAAATTATTACATAAAATAAAAGTAGTACTAGAGCTAAAAGTTTATTTAACCAATTTAAACTTACTAAATTTTCAATAAGTATTATTCCAACTCCAATTATTATAGTTGCAGTTAAAATTATTTTATAACCTTCTTTGTGAAACATAATTTAATGAACTAGTTGTAAATAAATAAAAATAAACGGAGCAGCAAAAATTGCACTATCAAATCTGTCTAAAAATCCACCGTGCCCTGGTATAAAGTTACTACTATCTTTAACAGCAGCTTGTCTTTTAAACATAGATTCTATTAAATCTCCTAATACTCCAAAGATACTAACAATTCCGGCAATAACAACCCATTGTATTTGAGTTAAACTAGGAAATTGATTGGTTAATACAAATATAATACTAGTAATAAAGGTAAATGCCATTCCTCCTATAAATCCTTCTATGGTTTTATTTGGTGAAATGCGTTCTAATAGTTTGTGTTTTCCGATGGCATTTCCAACTAAATACGCAAAGGTGTCGTTTACCCAAATTAAAATAAAAACACCTAAAATAGTAGTGTTAACATAGTTGAATGAAGAGTTTAAAAATGGGATTTGTACCATTAAAGTAAATGGAACTACAATATAAATTACCGATAAAAATATTTTTCCAAGATGGGTAATTACTTCATCTTTGTTTGCAAAAAGAATAGAGGCAAAAGTTATAAATATTGTTAAAAATAAAGCAACTCCAACATATTCAAAAATTATTCTAGAAGGAATATCTTCAACGTTTAAAATATTTCCAAAAACAAAAAAAAGGCATCCTATTATATAAGGAAATATACTTTTTAAAGCAATCATTCTTTTAAATTCATATAAGCACAATATCATTAAAGTAAAGAATAGGCATATAAATGTAATTTTACTGTATAGTATTGAAAATATTAATACACTAGCAAAAATAAATCCAGATAGTGCACGTTTTAAAAATTTTCCCATAAATTATAAATCTTCAAAAAGTAGTAAATATAAGTTTTTTGAATTAGTATTCCCATAATTCATAAAGTCATCATCTTTACTCTTTAGGTTGTAATTTTTAATAGCACTAATATTACTAGGTATATTACCTTTGTAGCGTGTTTTAATTCCTGTTAAACTTTCACCTTTAGTTTTTACTAACTGACTGGTGGTAGCATAGACAATAAAATGTTCTGATAAATCCGATATTTTATGCTCTTTTAACTGATTTGAAGAGAATAAAATACTTCCATTTTCTGCAATTAAATGTTCGCAGCTTAAAAAAGTTGGAAATTTATTAGATAGTTTGTTCGTGGTTTTAATATTTAATGATTTTATTAATTTTAATAAATCATTATCATTACAATTAATAGTTTCCCAATAATTTTCTTGAATAATATTTTTCAAATTCAACACTACTTCTTGTAATGTAGTACAATACAAAAACTTACCATTGTTCTTAATAAAATTTTCTACAAAAATTTGATCAAGTGGCAAGTTTTGTAATTCAGAAGAAGGTTCTTCAGTTACTTTTTGTTTTGGTGTACTAAATAATTTTTTGAATAAATTCATTTGCTGCTTTGAATAAATTCAAAATTATGAAAAACTTATTAAACTATTCTGTTGTTTCAGATGAATTTTCAATATTTGGTGTTTCAGATGAATTTTTATGTTCAATTTCATCAATTATCTCCTCTTTATCAAAGGGTCTACTACCAAAAATTAATTCTAAATCTTTTTTAAAGATAACTTCTTTTTCAAGTAAAAGTTCAGCAAGAGTAACCAATCTATCTTTATTGTCAGTTAATATTTTTATAGCTCGTTGGTATTGTTGTTCTATAATTAAAGAAATTTCTTTATCAATTGTTTGAGCCGTTTCTTCACTATAAGGTTTTGTAAAATTATAATCAGACTGTCCACTAGAGTCGTAATAAGTAATGTTACCAATTTTGTCATTTAGACCATAAACAGTAACCATTGCTTTAGCTTGTCTAGTAACTTTTTCTAAATCGTTTAAAGCACCCGTTGAAATTTTATCAAACATTATTTTTTCTGCAGCTCTACCAGCTAAAGTAGCACACATTTCGTCAAGCATTTGTTCTGCTTGTACAATTTGACGCTCCTCAGGTAAATACCAGGCAGCTCCTAAAGATTGTCCTCTAGGTACAATGGTAACTTTTACTAATGGTGCGGCGTGTTCTAGCATCCAACTAGCTGTTGCATGTCCTGCTTCGTGAAAAGCAATAGTTTTCTTTTCTTTAGGTGAAATTAATTTATTTTTCTTTTCTAAACCTCCAACAATTCTATCAACAGCATCTAAGAAATCTTGATGATGTACGGCTTTTTTACCTTTTCTGGCAGCAATTAAAGCAGCCTCATTACATAAGTTTGCAATATCTGCACCCGAAAAACCAGGTGTTTGTTGCGATAAAAACGCTACATCAGCATCTTTATCTGTTTTAATAGGTTTTAGGTGTACTTTAAATATAGCTTCACGTTCTTTTAAATCTGGTAAATCAACATAAATTTGACGATCAAATCTACCAGCTCTTAAAAGTGCTTTGTCTAAAACATCAGCTCTATTTGTAGCAGCTATAACAATTACATTGGTATCTGTACCAAAACCATCCATTTCTGTCAATAGCTGATTTAGGGTATTTTCTCTTTCATCGTTTCCACCAGTCATATTGCTTTTTCCTCTTGCTCTACCTACGGCATCAATTTCATCAATAAAAATAATTGAAGGTGCTTTTTGTTGTGCTTGTTTAAATAAATCTCTAACACGAGACGCTCCAACACCTACAAACATTTCAACAAAATCTGAACCTGATAAAGAGAAAAAAGGAACACCAGCTTCTCCTGCAACAGCTTTTGCTAATAAGGTTTTTCCAGTACCAGGAGGGCCAACTAATAAGGCTCCTTTTGGTATTTTTCCACCAAGAGAGGTGTATCTATCTGGATTTTTTAAGAAATTTACAATCTCTTGAACTTCTTCTTTAGCACCTAATAAACCTGCAACATCTTTAAAAGAAGTTTTAACTTTTTGGTCTTGATCAAATAATTTAGCTTTAGATTTTCCAATGCTAAATATTTGGCCACCGCCACCACCTGAGCCACCGCCAGACATTCTACGCATAAAATAAATCCATAGACCAATTAAAAAGATAAAAGGTAAATACATAAATAATGTATCTATAAAATCTGTTTTAGCTTCAAATTTAACGTCAAACGATAAATCATATTCCTCTTTTGTAGTTTCTAAATTTTCTTGAAATTTATTTAAATCACCAAATTTGTAATAATACATTGGTGAATTAGCAGAATAAAGAGAGCCTTTATTTTTTTTATGCTGTTCTTTGTCTGAAGCTTCATTTTTAATAAAAACATTAGCAACGCTATTATTAATAATTAAAATGCGCTCAATATCATTTTCTTTAAGAATGTTTTCAAATTCATTCTGACTTAAATTTTTAGTAGATAAGCTATCGCTATTAAAGATTTGATATCCTATAAAAAGTGCAAAAACAATTCCATAAATCCAATAGAAATTGAATTTAGGTGGTTTTATATTTTTATTTTTTGATGTATTTTTTTTCTCTTGACTCATTTAGTTTTTTTCAAAAAGGTGAAGTATTTATTTAGTTAGATGTAGGTATTGATGTTATTTTTGCATCACCCCACAAACTTTCAATGTCGTAATATTCGCGTACACTTTTTTGAAAAACATGTACAACTACGTTAGTATAATCTAGTAAAACCCATTCGGCGTTAGATTCTCCTTCAACATGCCAAGGCTTTTCTTTACATAATTTACCAACTTGTTTTTGAATAATACCAGAAATGGCATTTACGTGTGTATTTGAATTCCCTGTCGCTATTATAAAATAATCGCAAACAGTATTATCTATCTCTCTTAAATCTAAAATTTGAATATCAAGACCTTTAATTTCATCTATTGCCTTTATAATCACCGCAATTAATTCGTCTGCGCTTACATTTTTTCTTGTCATTAATTTTTTTTTATTTGGTTACAAAGTTATTATTTTTTTATCATAAATTGTCATTTAAATAACTTTGTTGAAATTATAAACTACAAATGAATATTATCAAACTTAATGCCATTGATTCTACCAATTCTTACTTAAAGAAACTAGTTCAAAAAAGTACTTTAGATACGTTTACTGTTGTTGTTGCAAAACATCAAACTTTAGGAAGAGGTCAGTTAGGAACTACTTGGGTTTCAGAACAAGGTAAAAATCTGACTTTTAGTATTTTAGTTAATTTTAAGAGCTTTAAAATTCAAGATCAGTTTTATTTAAGTATGGCTGTTTCTTTAGGTTTAATTTCTGCATTAAGAGCTTTTGTAGATGTGCCATTTAAGATAAAATGGCCAAACGACATATTGGCAGAAAAGGATAAAATAGCTGGAATTTTAATTGAAAATATTTTAAGAGGTGCGTTTATAAATTATTCAATTATAGGAATTGGTTTGAATGTTAATCAAGAAATATTTCCGAATGACATAGAAAATGTAACTTCATTAAAAAAATTATCGGGTACTACTTTTAACGAAGATGAATTGCTTTCAAATATTCTTGTTTCAATAGAAAAGTATGTGAAATTAATAGAAGAAGATGCTTTTGAAAGTTTGAAAAAAATGTACTTAGCAGAGCTTTATAAAATAAATACTCCAGCCATGTTTGAAGATAATGAAGGGGAGATTTTTTTGGGGAAAATAATTTCTGTTGATGTAAATGGGAGACTTGTTGTTGAACTTGAAAATGAAACGACTCGCAAATTTAATTTAAAAGAAATCAAATTTGCGAGTCGTTAACTATACCTTATATATAATATAAATTATAATTTGGACGCGTTTTCTGTTAAAGTATTAATGAATTTTTGAAGAGGTCCCTTAACCATCATTGCCATCATCGGGTTAAAATCACCTTCAAATAGTAATTGTGTTTCACAAGAGTTTTCAGAAACTACATCTATAGTTACAGTTAAAGAAAAATCTAATTTACTACTTGCTGCGCCTAAAACAATTTTATCGAATTCTTGTTTTTCTTTTACTACCAATCTAATTTCTGGCATTCCTTTTAATCCAAAAATAAAAGAATCACCATCAACTTCAAATTTAGTATTGTTTTCGGGCATTAATTGCTCAAAATTGTTAAGATCTGTTAAAAACTCAAAAAATTCTTTTTGAGATTTATTTATAATCGATTTTTTAGTTTCTAAATTCATAAATATGTTTTTATTGATTCCATTCACTTGGATTTTCTCTCCAAAGCGTAAGCGTTTCTAATTCTTTTGTAGAAATATAACTGTTATCTAAAGAAAGTTCTAATAAATGATGATAATCACTTAATGTGGTTAGTCTAACATCTGCTTCTTTAAAATTTTCTTCAGCAACTTTAAAGCCATAATTAAATATAGCTACCATACCTTTAACATTGGCACCTTCTTCTTTTAGTGCTTTAACAGCATTTAGGCTACTTTTTCCAGTGCTTATTAAATCTTCAACAACAACTACATTTTTATTTTTCTCTAAAAAGCCTTCAATTTGGTTTTTTCTTCCGTGGCTTTTAGGTTCAGGTCTAACATACACAAAAGGTACATTTAAATGCTGGGCTACTAAAACTCCAATAGCTATTGCACCAGTTGCTACACCTGCTATAACATCGGGTTTTCCATATTCTTGTTCAATTATATTAGCTAAGTTTTCTCTTAAATAATTTCTTATTTTAGGAAAAGAAAGCGTAGTTCTATTATCACAATAAATAGGAGATTTCCAACCAGAAGCCCATGAAAACGGATCGTTTGGTTGTAACTTTATAGCTTTTATCTGTAATAAAAGCTCAGCTGTTTTTTTTGCTGTATCTTTGTTCATAATCATAATGCAAATGTATAAAGTTTTTGTGAATGACTGTCCAATTATTTTGACAGAAAACAATAAAATATCAACAAAATATAAAACGGTAAGCTTTAATCCTTTAGAAATTAAAGCAATTGTAACCGATTTATTTGAAAATAAAATTCTTGGAATATGTTTAATATGTAAAGATTTAAAGGCTGATTGGCAGTTGTTTAAGTCTGTTTTTAAAATAGAGCGAGCGGCCGGAGGAAAAGTAATTAACTTAAATAATGAAGTGTTGTTTATTTACAGGTTAAATAAATGGGACTTGCCTAAAGGTAAATTAGAGAAAGGTGAATCTATACAAAATTGTGCTATTCGTGAAGTAGAAGAAGAATGTGGAATTACTGGGCTTACAATTTCAAAATTTCTAGGAAAAACATATCATATTTTTGAAAAAAAAGAAAAGATGATACTTAAAATAACTTCTTGGTTTTTAATGGATACTAATTTTAAAGATGAATTAACACCGCAAAAAGAAGAAGATATTGAACAAGCAATTTTTAAAAATACTGAAGAAATAAATACTGCTTTAGAAAATACGTATGAAAATATAAAGTTGTTATTTAAGTAATTGAAATATTTAATAGCATACAAAATTTGTTTAAATAGTTAAATCTAAAATAGTAATACGTATAACAATTTAAAAATCAAATACATTAATAATAATACCACAAATTTTATTTACTTATATTTGCCACTTTTTTAAAATAATATTTAATGACAAAATTTATAACTAAAAGAGTATCAAACGTTAGAAACGATGTTTTATCTGGAATAACTGTAGCTTTAGCTTTAGTTCCTGAAGCCGTTGCATTTGCATTTGTAGCAGGTGTTGATCCATTAGTTGGTTTATATGCTGCTTTTATGGTAGGTTTAATTACTTCAATTTTTGGAGGAAGACCAGGTATGATTTCTGGAGCAACTGGAGCCTTGGCTGTAGTTATGGTTAGTTTAGTTTCCGAAGGAAATGCTTTAGGTAATCCTGGTGAGAATTTAGGATTGTATTATTTATTTGCAACCGTAATTTTAATGGGAATATTTCAAGTTTTAGCAGGTCTTTTAAAGCTTGGTAAATTTGTTCGTTTAATTCCGCATCCTGTAATGATGGGATTTGTAAACGGATTGGCAATTGTTATATTTCTTTCTCAATTGGGTATGTTTAAAAGAACAGTAGGTGGTGAAAAAGTTTGGCTAGAGGGGAATCAATTATATGTAATGATTGGTTTGGTAGCTTTAACTATGCTTATAATGTGGGGATTGCCAAAAATTAAAAAAGCAGAAAAATTGCCAGAGGCTTTAATTGCCATTTTAATTGTTACCGGAGTTGCTATTTTTATAAATTTTGATGTTGCAACTGTAGGCTCTTTTATTAGAGATGGAGGTGGAACAGGTTTAAAAGGTGGCTTTCCTACTTTAAAGTTAGAAACTTTTGCAAAAGTTCCATTTACTTGGGACTCTATAGTATTTATATTACCGTATGCATTAATTTTAGCAGCTATTGGTTTAATAGAATCCTTAATGACTTTAAATTTAGTTGACGATTTAACAGAAACTCGTGGAGATGGAAATAGAGAATGTTTAGCGCAAGGTGGAGCTAATATTGTTATCGGTTTGTTTGGTGGAATGGGTGGTTGTGCTATGATTGGTCAATCTATTATAAATATTAAAGGTGGTGGTAGAGGCAGATTATCAGGTATTGTTGCTGCTATTATGTTACTGTTGTTTATTTTATTTGGTTCTTCATATATAGAACAAGTTCCAATAGCAGCTTTAGTAGGTGTAATGTTTATGGTGGTTATTGGTACTTTTGCTTGGAGTAGTTTTAGAATTATTAATAAAATTCCTAGAGCAGATTTATTTGTTTTAATTTTAGTTTCGGCATTAACGGTAATTTTCGATTTAGCAATTGCAGTAATTGCGGGTGTTATCTTTAGTGCATTGGTTTTTTCTTGGGAAAATGCTACACGAATTAGAGCAAGAAAAAGAATGAAAGAGGATGGTACTAAAACTTATGAAATTTGGGGACCGTTATTTTTTGGCTCAATTTCAACATTTATGGAGAAATTTGATGTGAAAAATGATCCAGATCATGTAGAAATTGATTTTGTTGAATCTAGAGTTTCAGACCATTCAGCAGTTGAAGCTATTTTTAATTTAGTTGAAAAATATGAAACAGCTGGCAAAAAAATTTATTTAAAGCATTTAAGTGAAGAATGTAAAGTATTATTACATAAATCTAGTCCAAAGTTTAAAGAGGTTATTATTGAAGCTATCGATGATCCACGTTACCATTTAGCGGCAAATCCAGAAAAATTTACAAAAGGTTTATTTGAAAATTAATTAGCTTAATAGGAGAAGTTAAATAACTATAGGTTTAACTTCTCCAGGAAGCATATTTTGAAGTTTAAAGTTGCCAATTCTTACTCTAACTAGGCGTAAAGTTGGAAATCCAACTACAGCAGTCATTTTACGAACTTGTCTAAATTTACCTTCGGTTAAAGTAATAGAAATCCAGCTTGTTGGGCCATGGCGTTCATCTCTAATTTTTTTATTTCTTTTTGGTAATAAAGGAGTTTCTATCTTTTTAACGGAGCATTTTTTAGTTAGATATTTCCCTGATTCAGTACTAATTTCAACACCGTTTTTCAATATTTCTATAACTTCAGAAGAGATAATACCATCAACTTGGGCATAATATTCTTTTTCTATTTTAGAACTTCTAATATACTCGCTTGTTTTTCCATTGGTAGTTAATAATAATAAGCCTTCAGAAGGTTCATCTAAGCGACCTATTGCCATAGTGTTTTCTGGAAAATTGTATAAATCACCCAACATTTTTTTATTGGTACGTTTTGTTTGGTTATTTATAAATTGACTTAAATATCCGTCTGGTTTGTAAATTGCAAAATGTTGATGTTTAGTGTTTTCCATTTAAAATTTGATAAACTAATTCTTTTGTTAGCTCTTTTCCTGCAGCTTTTTTTCTAATATCATCAAAACTAAAAATAAAATCGCAACCATTTTTATATTCGCTACAGCCGTAAGCAGTTTTGCCTTTTAAAATAGTACCTTTTTTACATTTAGGGCAATTGATTTTTTCAGGTGTATTTTTAGTGTTTTTTTGAGGACGAGTAGCCTGTTTTTCTTCTAATTTTAAATTAAAATTTTCATCAAAACGAATTAAACCTTCAACAGTCCCTGTTTCATTTTTAAATCCTTTTAAATTTACAGTACATCCTTTTTTTAATAATCTGATATATTGATTTTCAGATATTTTTTTATTTAAAAAACTAAATGGGAGTTTTAAATCACAACCATTTTTATAGTTGCTACATCCGTAAGCGGTTTTTCCTTTTAGAAGATAACCGTTATTACATTTAGGGCATTTTTCGTTAGTAATTCCCTTTTTGTTTTTTGAAGTTTTTTTAGAGCTGGATGAAGCTGTTTTTTTTGAAGCTGCTACCGCTGAAATATTTGCTCTCACTTTTTCAGAACGGACTTCGTATACTAGGTTATCTACCATTTTTTTCATGTTTTTTATAAAAGTCCCAGCATTAAAAGTGCCTTGTTCAATTTCTTTTAATTTTTTCTCCCATCTTCCAGTGAGTTCTGCAGATTTTAGCAATTCATTTTGAATGGTATCAATTAATTGAATTCCTGTTGTTGTAGGTAATAATTGTTTTTTATTACGTTTTATATATTTGCGTTTAAAAAGTGTTTCAATAATATTTGCACGTGTAGATGGTCTACCAATTCCGTTTTCTTTCATTAACTCTCTTAAATCATCATCATCTACTTGTTTCCCTGCTGTTTCCATAGAGCGTAAAAGTGTAGCTTCCGTATAATGCTTAGGAGGTTTTGTTTCTTTTTCTAAAAATGAAGGAATATGAGGACCTTTTTCACCTTTTACAAAAGTTGGTAAAATACCAGCTTCTTTTTTAACTGTATTTGGGGTTTCAAAAACAACTCTCCACCCTTTTTTTAAAATTTCTTTTCCAGTTGTTTTAAAAGAAACCGTATCTGCTTTTCCAATTACTGTTGTGTTAGAAACGGCACATTCATCATAAAAAACAGCAATAAATCTTTTGGTAATAATATCGTATACCTGTTGTTGATTGTATTGTAAGTTTATTTGGATTCCTGTTGGTATTATTGCGTGGTGATCTGTAACTTTTTTATCGTCAAAGACCTTAGGTGATTTTTTTATTTTTTTTTCTAATAGAGGAGTTATTAAATTTTGGTAATTTGTTAGATTTTTTAAAATTCCAGGAATTTTTGGATATACATCATTAGGTAAAAAGGTAGTGTCAACTCTTGGGTATGTTACTGCTTTTTGTTCGTATAATTTTTGAACAATTTTTAGGGTTTCATCCGCAGAAAATCCAAATTTATTATTGCAATAAACTTGTAAACCCGTTAAGTCAAATAATTTTGGAGCGTATTCTTTACCTTTCTTTTTAGTAATTGATACAATTTCAAAATCGCTTTCTTTTACTTTATTTGCAAAAATTTCACCTTCCTCTTTTTTTAAAAACCGTCCTTCTTCACAATTAAATTGTGTTTCTCGGTATAAGGTTTGTAATTCCCAATAAGGTTGTGGTTTAAAATTTTCAATTTCTTTATATCTATTAACAAGCATTGCCAGTGTTGGAGTTTGTACACGTCCAACGGATAACATTTGTTTATAGCCACCATGTTTTACGGTGTATAATCTGGTAGCATTCATTCCTAAAAGCCAATCTCCAATGGCTCTAGAAAAACCAGCATAATATAAACTGTTGTAATTTTCTGAGGGTTTTAAATTTTGAAAACCTTCTTTTATGGCTTCTGTAGTTAATGATGAAATCCATAAGCGTTGTACTTCACCTTTATAATTAGCTTGGTTAATAACCCAGCGTTGTATTAATTCTCCTTCTTGTCCAGCATCACCACAATTTATAACTACTTCAGCTTTATCAAATAAATTTTTTACAATATTAAATTGTTTTTGAATACCTTCATTTGCAACAACTTTAGTCTCAAATTTATCTGGAAGCATTGGTAAATTATTTAAATCCCAACTTTTCCAATGTGGTTTATAATCGTTTGGTTCAAAAAGAGTGCATAAGTGACCGAAAGTATAAGTAACCGCATAGCCATTTCCTTCAAAATACCCATCGCGTTTTGTAGTTGCCCCTAAAACAGTAGCAATTTCACGAGCAACACTTGGTTTTTCGGCAATACAAACTTTCATTTTATATTAATTTTTGAAGGTGCAAAATACTAAATTTTAAAATTTGAAACATTAAAAAATATAATTTTAATAGCTGTAGTATCATTTTTACGTTTAAAGTAAGTCTATGTTAAAATTAAAAAGAATATATTTATTGCCTAAACATCAATCAATCAATGATATTATACACAATTCAAGAAATCAATTCAATATTAAACGGAGAATTAATTGGAGCTACAACTCATAAAATTTCAGGTCCAGAACATTTAGAAAAAGCAACTGAAAATCAAATTAGCTTTATCGGAAATAAAAAATATGTTCATTTATGGAAAAAATCAAAAGCTAGTGCTGCTATTGTCAGTGAAAATATTGAAGTTGAAGCCATAGAAAATAAAGTTATTATTAAAGTTAAAGACGCTGATTTGGCAATGGCAAAATTGCTAGAAGTTTTTACTCCTAATTTACCTGAATTTGAAGATAATATTCATCCAACAGCAGTAATAGAACCTACTGCAAAAATTGGTTTAAATTGTAAAATTGGAGCGAATTGTTATATAGGGAAAAATGTTGAATTAGGAGATAATGTGCAGTTATTTCCAAATGTAGTAATTTTTGATGCTTCAAAAATAGGCGATAGAACAGTTATTTGGTCTGGAACAGTAATACGTGAACGTAGTATAGTTGGAAGTGATTGTATTTTTCATTCTAACGTAAGTATTGGAGCTGATGGCTTTGGGTACCGACCAAGAGAAGATGGGAAAGGACTGTTAAAAGTACCTCATATTGGTAATGTTATTATAGGCAATAATGTAGAAATTGGAGCAAACTCATCTGTTGATCGTGCTAAATTTAGTGCAACAATAATTGGAGATGGTTGTAAAATAGATAATTTGGTACAAATAGCACATAATTGTGTGTTAGGACGTTCTTGTATTATGGCTGGAAGCAGTGGTTTGGCAGGTTCTGTTACTTTAGGAGATGGTGTAATTATAGGAGGAGCTTCAAGTATAAAAGACCATGTTACTATTGGTTCAGGAGCCGTTGTTGGAGGTGGTTCTGGTGTTATGAACGATATTCCTGCTGGTAAAACAGTAGTTGGGTATCCTGCTACAGATGCTAGAGATACATTTAGGCAGTGGGTTGCAGTAAAAAAACTTGGAAAAGGAAAGAAATAATAAATTATATTTGTTTTATAAATGTTAATTAAATTTTAAAATGTTAAAAGAATTAAAGGAAATTAAACCTGGAGTAGGGTTAGGGTTTCTAAAGTTTGGAATGTCTAGAGCACAAGTAAAAGAATTACTTGGTGAACCTACGTTTATTGATAAATATTCGCATTCTGAAGCAGCTAACGATGCAACAGAATCTTGGGAGTATGATGAATTATTTTTATCGATTAGTTTTGATGAAGCTGAAGACTGGAAACTTATGATGATTTCTATAAGTTCTGATTTTTATGAGCTTGAAGAAGCTTCATTAATTGGTTTAAGTCAGACTAAATTAATTGATCAATTAGATGAGATTGATTATGGAAATGTGTACGTTGAAGATTGTTCTGAAAGTGATAATGAAGATAATAAAGTAATTGAAATTGACGAAAAATCGATTAACTTTTGGTTGACTAATGGGGTTTTAGATGAAATTCAATGGTCTCCATTATTTATTAATGACGATACCATAAAATGGCCTAAATAAATTAAGTATTTTTAATATATCATCCCTGCCAAAGTAGGGATGATATATAGAATTACTACAGTTTTTAACTGTAATTTCAGTTTATTCTCTAACTAGTTGGTTATTTATAAATTGAATTGATTTTTGATTGAATATTTGAGCTTGTTCAATGTTTACAACATGTCCACAATTTTCTATAACAAATAGAGTGGATTTTAAATGTGTTTCCACAACTTTTTTTATAGATGGTAAAAATAAATGATCTTCTT
This window encodes:
- a CDS encoding outer membrane protein assembly factor BamE translates to MLKELKEIKPGVGLGFLKFGMSRAQVKELLGEPTFIDKYSHSEAANDATESWEYDELFLSISFDEAEDWKLMMISISSDFYELEEASLIGLSQTKLIDQLDEIDYGNVYVEDCSESDNEDNKVIEIDEKSINFWLTNGVLDEIQWSPLFINDDTIKWPK